The proteins below come from a single Gemmatimonadota bacterium genomic window:
- the rplC gene encoding 50S ribosomal protein L3 — MIHGLVGRKKGMTQIFSEDGKVIPVTVIEAGPCQIVQVKTTETDGYEAVQVGFGEIREKRLGKPRTGHFRKHGPGLFRWLSEFRMNSVGDLESGQQIVVGDVLAEGDRIDVRGTSKGRGFAGTIKRHNFAQGDMTHGGMCKRRPGAIGMCATPARVLKGHKMAGRMGGKTVTIRNLEVVGVDVENNMLLVKGAVPGALNGRVEIRKTKKGVRGAGRANG, encoded by the coding sequence ATGATTCACGGATTGGTCGGCCGGAAGAAGGGCATGACCCAGATCTTTTCGGAGGACGGGAAAGTGATTCCCGTCACCGTGATTGAGGCGGGTCCGTGCCAGATCGTCCAGGTCAAGACCACGGAGACAGATGGTTACGAGGCTGTCCAGGTCGGTTTCGGAGAGATCCGGGAGAAGCGACTCGGCAAGCCTCGCACGGGGCACTTCCGCAAGCACGGCCCAGGCCTCTTCCGGTGGCTGTCTGAGTTCCGCATGAATTCCGTAGGGGACCTGGAATCGGGGCAGCAGATTGTGGTCGGGGATGTTCTGGCCGAAGGAGATCGCATCGATGTTCGCGGCACTTCGAAGGGCCGGGGATTTGCGGGGACGATCAAGCGCCACAACTTCGCCCAGGGAGACATGACGCATGGCGGGATGTGCAAGCGTCGGCCCGGGGCCATTGGCATGTGCGCCACTCCGGCTCGGGTACTGAAGGGACATAAGATGGCGGGCCGCATGGGCGGCAAGACGGTCACCATCCGGAATCTTGAGGTTGTCGGCGTGGATGTCGAGAACAACATGCTTCTGGTCAAAGGTGCCGTTCCGGGCGCGCTGAACGGGCGTGTGGAGATCCGGAAGACCAAGAAGGGCGTCCGCGGGGCCGGACGCGCGAATGGCTGA
- the rplD gene encoding 50S ribosomal protein L4, whose product MMATATAYGASGEKSGTVDLPEQLFGIEPNAHVVWEAVVNFEANQRKGTAKVKSRGEVNLSNAKPWRQKGTGRARAGSARSPVWVGGGTVHGPKPRDYRYRLPKKTRRLALKSALSDRAASERILVVDDFGFEDARTQSLATFLDKLGLGGEKVLLLTGGFDEKVNRSAQNLSRVLCLPARETYTYAVVASNWVVMTRDALKKLEEVFV is encoded by the coding sequence ATGATGGCAACTGCAACAGCCTATGGCGCTTCCGGCGAGAAGTCGGGCACGGTGGACCTTCCGGAGCAGCTCTTCGGAATCGAGCCGAACGCCCATGTCGTGTGGGAGGCCGTTGTGAACTTCGAGGCAAACCAGCGCAAGGGCACGGCCAAGGTCAAGAGCCGAGGAGAGGTCAACCTCTCCAACGCCAAGCCCTGGCGTCAGAAGGGCACCGGGCGCGCGCGGGCTGGATCGGCCCGGAGTCCGGTCTGGGTCGGCGGCGGAACCGTTCATGGTCCGAAGCCGCGTGACTACCGGTACCGTCTTCCGAAGAAGACGCGTCGTCTGGCACTCAAGTCGGCGCTTTCAGACCGTGCCGCATCCGAGCGCATTCTCGTCGTGGACGACTTCGGCTTTGAAGACGCCAGAACGCAAAGTCTGGCCACCTTCCTGGACAAGTTGGGGCTTGGTGGAGAGAAGGTGCTTCTCCTGACCGGAGGCTTCGACGAGAAGGTCAACCGAAGCGCCCAGAACCTTTCGCGTGTGCTGTGTCTGCCTGCGCGGGAGACCTACACCTACGCGGTGGTGGCTTCCAA